One stretch of Aquimarina sp. Aq107 DNA includes these proteins:
- a CDS encoding DUF3108 domain-containing protein codes for MRKLFIVALLLCFTTIKAQKNSNTSIGENEKLVYTASYNMSGLLTNLAQVTMQTTRVNTGKSNYLRLKCSASTYSKWDSFFKIRDVYEAYVNPSNLTPYLYKRDINEGGYIKKEKYVYSHKKKTVKATMQKKKEPNTKVLKMTGNTYDVVSTLYHIRNMDIEKAPVGTNQKITILFDRKPQTAYLKLLGKETISTKTMGNKECYKIAVNNNSLKGTNKNIVYLTADNNKVPVLIKFSIPAGTGQLSLTQASGLKN; via the coding sequence ATGAGAAAATTATTTATTGTCGCACTTCTTCTTTGTTTTACAACCATAAAAGCTCAGAAGAACTCGAACACTTCTATCGGTGAAAACGAAAAACTTGTATATACCGCTTCCTATAACATGTCTGGTTTATTAACTAATTTGGCACAAGTAACTATGCAAACTACTCGTGTTAATACAGGAAAAAGCAATTATCTTAGGTTAAAATGTAGCGCTTCTACTTATTCTAAATGGGACTCTTTTTTTAAAATTAGAGATGTATACGAAGCATATGTAAATCCATCTAATCTTACTCCATATTTATATAAAAGAGATATCAATGAAGGAGGATATATCAAGAAGGAAAAATATGTTTATAGTCATAAAAAAAAGACTGTAAAAGCCACTATGCAAAAGAAAAAAGAACCTAATACAAAGGTTTTAAAAATGACTGGGAATACCTATGATGTAGTCTCTACCCTATATCATATTCGTAATATGGACATAGAAAAAGCACCGGTTGGTACCAATCAAAAAATAACAATTTTATTTGATAGAAAACCTCAAACTGCATATCTAAAACTATTGGGTAAAGAAACTATTAGCACTAAAACAATGGGAAATAAAGAATGTTATAAAATAGCAGTCAATAATAACTCCCTTAAAGGAACTAATAAAAACATTGTTTACCTTACTGCTGATAATAATAAAGTTCCTGTATTAATTAAATTTAGTATTCCAGCTGGAACCGGGCAACTAAGCTTAACTCAGGCTTCTGGATTAAAAAATTAA
- a CDS encoding glycoside hydrolase family 13 protein: MSTYLRKVFLLSFLFTLVSFLGQGQKSELLTHVEPPFWWIGMENPNLQLLLHGKNISAYNVTIQYPGVRLKKINKVRNRNYLFIDLNISKNTKPGMISIKFENEDHFFDYNYELKQKVKDSEIGQKITSADVIYLITPDRFANGNTLNDSTKDTKEKVKRNNEDGRHGGDLKGILDNFDYLEELGVTTLWLNPFLENNQSTYSYHGYAISDFYKTDTRLGSNEEYKALVDMAHKKGMKVIMDQVFNHCGSGHWWMEDLPSKDWVNQWDTFTKSNFTNIAASDPYVSNSDFNLLTKGWFDINMPDLNLENEFLATYMIQNSIWWVAYSKIDGIRLDTYPYPNKNAMSKWMEALTREYPDFYMVAETWAERASYLSYWNNDKINRDGYVSNVNSVSDYALYYSMLRAFGKNGDISELYKTLAEDFVYGNPENNKVFNGNHDVDRLLALLDNDVNKLKLSMVFTLTTRGIPQIYYGDEILMKNRRPDGKVRQDFPGGWKDDDRNAFTKEGRTTEENDLFEYVKTILNWRKNASSIHKGKLVHYQPIDNVYVYFRYTNTENTMIIINNSDKDYTSFKLARFQESLEGYSQGKDILSGKKFDTLKQINLAKYTAMVIDLAK, encoded by the coding sequence ATGAGTACGTATTTGAGAAAAGTGTTTTTACTTTCATTTCTTTTCACCTTAGTTTCTTTTTTGGGGCAAGGACAGAAATCGGAATTATTAACTCACGTAGAACCACCATTTTGGTGGATAGGGATGGAAAACCCTAATTTACAATTATTGTTACATGGTAAGAATATTAGTGCTTATAACGTTACAATTCAATATCCTGGAGTTCGATTAAAAAAAATCAATAAAGTAAGAAACAGAAATTATTTGTTTATCGATCTTAACATTTCTAAAAATACTAAGCCAGGAATGATATCCATAAAATTTGAAAATGAAGATCATTTTTTTGATTATAATTATGAACTAAAACAGAAAGTAAAAGATAGCGAAATAGGGCAGAAGATTACATCCGCAGATGTGATTTATTTAATTACACCAGATCGTTTTGCAAACGGAAATACTTTGAATGACTCTACAAAAGACACCAAGGAAAAGGTAAAGAGAAATAATGAAGATGGTAGACATGGAGGAGATTTAAAAGGAATACTTGATAATTTTGATTATTTGGAAGAACTGGGAGTTACTACGCTATGGTTAAATCCGTTTTTAGAAAATAATCAATCAACATATTCTTATCACGGATATGCAATTTCTGATTTTTACAAAACAGATACTCGTCTTGGATCCAATGAAGAATATAAAGCCTTGGTTGATATGGCTCATAAAAAAGGTATGAAAGTAATCATGGATCAAGTTTTTAACCATTGTGGTTCTGGACATTGGTGGATGGAAGACTTACCATCAAAAGATTGGGTAAATCAATGGGATACGTTTACCAAAAGTAATTTTACAAATATAGCAGCTTCTGATCCTTATGTTTCTAACAGTGATTTTAATTTACTGACAAAAGGGTGGTTTGATATTAATATGCCAGATCTAAACTTAGAAAATGAATTTCTAGCTACTTATATGATTCAGAATTCTATCTGGTGGGTTGCATACTCTAAAATAGATGGTATTCGATTAGATACATATCCATATCCTAATAAAAATGCGATGTCTAAATGGATGGAAGCACTTACGCGAGAATACCCTGACTTTTATATGGTAGCAGAAACCTGGGCAGAAAGAGCCTCTTATTTATCTTATTGGAATAATGATAAAATTAATAGAGATGGATATGTTTCTAATGTTAATAGTGTTAGTGATTATGCTCTATATTATTCAATGTTAAGGGCTTTTGGAAAGAATGGAGATATTTCTGAATTATATAAAACTCTAGCGGAAGATTTTGTATATGGAAACCCAGAAAACAATAAAGTTTTTAATGGTAATCATGATGTAGATCGTTTATTAGCTCTATTAGATAACGATGTAAATAAACTGAAGCTAAGTATGGTATTTACACTTACTACAAGAGGAATTCCTCAGATATATTATGGAGATGAGATTCTTATGAAAAATAGAAGACCAGATGGTAAAGTAAGACAAGATTTTCCTGGAGGATGGAAAGATGATGATAGAAATGCTTTTACGAAAGAAGGTCGAACCACAGAAGAAAATGATCTGTTTGAATATGTGAAAACAATCCTTAATTGGAGAAAAAATGCATCATCTATTCATAAAGGAAAACTAGTGCATTACCAACCGATTGATAATGTATATGTATATTTTAGATATACGAATACAGAAAACACAATGATTATTATTAATAATAGTGATAAAGATTATACAAGTTTTAAGTTAGCTCGTTTTCAAGAATCACTAGAAGGATATAGTCAAGGAAAAGATATTTTATCAGGAAAAAAGTTTGATACTTTGAAACAAATAAATTTAGCCAAGTATACCGCAATGGTTATTGACTTGGCTAAATAA
- a CDS encoding sensor histidine kinase codes for MNTILDVNIAAIIPLGFSFFKFYYNSQQRTLTLEKEKIETELIQLRNQVHPHFLFNTLNTLYALIIKKSNTAETAVLKLSRLMRYMLYEANTPKVSLTKEIEYLKNYIDLEKLRFDDSIDISFISESDKDYKISPFLLIPFVENAFKHGTSSSKRSWIIINIFTRKKELVLQVENSKFGVTNTKHDSIGGIGFNNVKKRLQLLYPDQYTLKIKDNELSYEIILKLNLAKNL; via the coding sequence ATGAATACAATCTTAGATGTTAATATTGCAGCTATCATTCCATTAGGTTTTAGCTTTTTTAAATTCTATTATAATTCACAACAAAGAACCTTGACTCTAGAAAAAGAAAAAATTGAAACTGAACTTATACAATTACGTAATCAAGTACATCCTCATTTCTTATTTAACACGCTTAATACGTTATATGCATTAATCATAAAAAAATCTAACACAGCAGAAACTGCAGTATTAAAATTATCGCGACTTATGCGATATATGCTATACGAAGCTAATACCCCGAAAGTATCCTTAACAAAGGAAATAGAATATTTAAAAAACTATATAGACCTTGAAAAATTAAGGTTCGACGACTCTATAGATATTAGTTTTATCTCTGAATCTGACAAAGATTATAAAATATCGCCATTTTTATTGATCCCATTTGTAGAAAATGCTTTTAAACACGGAACTTCTTCTTCAAAAAGATCTTGGATTATCATTAATATATTTACTAGGAAAAAAGAACTAGTACTGCAGGTAGAAAATTCTAAATTTGGCGTTACCAATACGAAGCATGACTCAATTGGAGGTATCGGTTTTAATAATGTAAAAAAAAGATTGCAATTGTTATACCCTGATCAATACACTTTAAAAATAAAAGACAACGAATTGTCTTATGAAATTATCTTAAAATTAAATCTTGCAAAAAATCTCTAG
- a CDS encoding LytTR family DNA-binding domain-containing protein — MNTKIKCLIVDDEPLAREIIENYISRINHLEHIASCANALEAFNIITDKNIDLIFLDIQMPEVTGIDFLKDLTPSTQVIFTTAYSDYAVDAFNLEAIDYLLKPIEFSRFLKSINKVLKHLDTTNNIDSTISNTEESDYQDVFIYLKVEKKMQKIFLKDIFYIESLKNYIKVKTSEREIIAYKGISNIESTLPSKKFLRVHRSFIIAIDNIDAFSPTEIEIKGLKIPVGRNYRESVKEILGYF, encoded by the coding sequence ATGAATACCAAAATAAAATGTCTTATCGTAGATGATGAACCATTAGCTAGAGAAATAATTGAAAATTATATTTCTAGAATTAATCATTTAGAACATATAGCTTCTTGCGCTAATGCATTAGAAGCCTTTAATATTATAACTGACAAAAATATTGACTTAATTTTTTTAGATATCCAAATGCCCGAAGTAACCGGAATCGATTTCTTAAAAGATCTAACGCCTTCTACTCAAGTTATTTTTACAACAGCATATAGTGATTATGCGGTAGATGCTTTTAATTTAGAAGCTATCGATTACTTATTAAAACCCATAGAATTTTCACGATTCCTAAAATCCATTAATAAGGTATTAAAACATTTGGACACTACTAATAACATTGATTCAACAATTAGTAACACAGAAGAAAGTGACTATCAAGATGTTTTTATTTATCTAAAAGTGGAAAAGAAAATGCAAAAAATATTTTTAAAAGATATTTTTTATATAGAAAGTCTAAAAAACTATATCAAAGTTAAAACCTCTGAGAGAGAAATAATAGCGTACAAAGGTATTAGCAATATAGAAAGTACACTTCCTAGTAAAAAATTTCTACGAGTACATCGATCTTTTATCATTGCAATTGATAATATCGACGCCTTTTCTCCTACGGAAATTGAAATTAAAGGCTTAAAAATTCCAGTTGGTAGAAACTACAGAGAATCGGTAAAAGAAATACTTGGATACTTTTAA